One genomic region from Deinococcus sp. JMULE3 encodes:
- a CDS encoding response regulator, producing the protein MTTNPLHVLRVLLVDDNPADQLLALEAFADHDARVHVSVCNDGPEALSVLTSGRDLPDVVVLDLNMPVMSGFDVIREIRSAPALKHLPVVILSTSSDREDIRRAYDLLASAYLVKSASFPAFVEQVDRFVAFWHSCRFPGRTDQTA; encoded by the coding sequence ATGACCACCAACCCACTCCATGTGCTGCGCGTCCTGCTGGTGGATGATAACCCCGCCGATCAACTCCTGGCCCTCGAAGCGTTCGCTGATCACGACGCGCGGGTCCACGTCTCCGTCTGCAATGACGGTCCGGAGGCCCTGTCCGTCCTGACGAGCGGGCGTGACCTGCCGGACGTGGTCGTACTCGACCTGAACATGCCCGTCATGTCGGGCTTCGACGTGATCCGCGAGATTCGTAGCGCCCCAGCTCTGAAGCACCTGCCGGTCGTGATCCTCTCGACGAGCAGTGACCGCGAGGACATCCGGCGGGCCTACGACCTGCTCGCCAGCGCGTACCTCGTGAAGAGCGCGAGCTTCCCGGCGTTCGTGGAGCAGGTCGACCGGTTCGTGGCGTTCTGGCACAGCTGCCGCTTCCCCGGCCGCACTGATCAGACCGCGTAG
- a CDS encoding DNA polymerase domain-containing protein: MPISSSGTCRITPAPPAGFHQRTHDLTTQRLTHKRAARDATLSGPQRREHHAMQDAMKLVVNAAYGYLGAGRLARLGDREAADRVTARGRALLQQVTGALEARGVQLIESDTDGVYFSTGGDIGEAQERQLISEVSAVLPDGITLEFDGRAQAMLSHQVKNYVLLRYDGTLDLSGASFESSRSERYGTAFLRTALRALLQDDVPGVQAAFEDTTNRLTARDVTNAEVSTRVRIGKARADYAQTRGQRREAHLEAAWQAGLDFRVGDRVDLYVRAGAGLSVLTDPDGRDYDAGHYRAALVQNYATRLRKALDPADWEQLFSTRGAGLFDRPVAEMQVQWRPVEGALR; encoded by the coding sequence GTGCCGATTTCATCCAGCGGGACGTGCCGGATAACTCCAGCGCCGCCCGCCGGATTTCACCAGCGTACGCATGACCTGACCACCCAGCGGCTCACCCACAAGCGGGCTGCCCGCGACGCCACCCTGAGTGGCCCGCAGCGCCGGGAGCACCACGCGATGCAGGACGCCATGAAGCTCGTCGTGAACGCCGCGTACGGCTACCTCGGCGCCGGGCGGCTCGCACGGCTGGGAGACCGGGAGGCTGCCGACCGCGTCACCGCCCGGGGCCGGGCCCTGCTCCAGCAGGTGACGGGCGCCCTGGAAGCCCGGGGCGTGCAGTTGATCGAGTCGGACACGGACGGCGTGTACTTCAGCACGGGCGGGGATATCGGCGAAGCGCAGGAGAGACAACTGATCAGCGAAGTCTCGGCGGTCCTCCCGGACGGCATCACGCTGGAGTTCGACGGCCGCGCGCAGGCCATGCTGAGCCACCAGGTGAAGAATTACGTGCTGCTCCGCTACGACGGCACACTGGACCTCAGCGGCGCGTCGTTCGAGTCCAGCCGGTCCGAGCGGTACGGCACGGCCTTCCTGCGAACGGCGCTGCGGGCCCTGCTACAGGATGACGTGCCCGGCGTGCAGGCGGCGTTCGAGGACACGACGAACCGGCTGACGGCGCGTGACGTCACGAACGCGGAGGTGAGCACCCGCGTCCGGATCGGCAAGGCGCGCGCCGACTACGCGCAGACGCGCGGCCAGCGCAGGGAAGCGCACCTGGAAGCGGCGTGGCAGGCGGGCCTGGACTTCCGGGTAGGGGACCGCGTTGACCTGTACGTCCGCGCGGGGGCAGGCCTGAGCGTCCTGACCGACCCGGACGGGCGCGATTACGACGCGGGGCACTACCGCGCGGCGCTCGTGCAGAACTACGCCACTCGGCTGCGCAAGGCGCTCGACCCGGCCGACTGGGAGCAGCTGTTCAGCACTCGCGGCGCCGGACTGTTCGACCGGCCCGTCGCGGAAATGCAGGTGCAGTGGCGGCCGGTGGAGGGCGCGCTCCGGTGA
- a CDS encoding ribonuclease H-like domain-containing protein yields the protein MHVPAPDLITPLPGIVSVHATADGAVDVWRRDPVTGEGRVQRTRQRGWIYARNVDELLHLGSRLTVAPGPAPMHAAFHAQDLAPDGPVDPRAYRYLLSGPSPRQLEGEIQRGAVTARSLKARPALGDLNGYLRVGYAEQYLITTGQTYHQGLTFDQPVRLQFDLETTALSPDEGRLFLIAVRDNRGLDTLLEARRPVQEPEIIEAFLALVQERDPDVIENHFIHGFDLPFLAARARRHGIPFRLGRSGDGVPWTVDDGSRVPMWVCPGREILDTLDAVRRLNLPSSGLKAAARHFGIAPEGRVYLEGAEIVSTYRDHPARVRQYARQDVQEVDDLARIVLAPSFALARLTPRPYHRLTRAGPAKGVLEPMLIRAYVEAGRPFPASERGHLEPHRGGHVQLHAEGVLRHVVKADVASMYPSIIRAEGIGPLQDELGVFHRIVSDLRMLANPAVAAGVIRHLMLRLSGTLPHGRRAVSIMKG from the coding sequence GTGCACGTTCCCGCCCCCGACCTGATCACCCCCCTGCCGGGCATCGTCTCAGTGCACGCCACGGCGGACGGCGCGGTGGACGTCTGGCGGCGCGACCCGGTCACCGGTGAGGGGCGCGTGCAGCGCACCCGGCAGCGCGGCTGGATCTACGCCCGGAACGTCGATGAGCTGCTGCACCTCGGGAGCCGACTGACCGTCGCTCCTGGCCCAGCTCCAATGCACGCAGCCTTCCATGCCCAGGACCTCGCTCCGGACGGGCCGGTGGATCCCCGCGCCTACCGCTACCTCCTGAGCGGTCCCAGTCCCCGGCAACTGGAAGGGGAGATCCAGCGGGGCGCCGTCACCGCCCGCAGCCTGAAGGCGAGACCTGCTCTTGGTGACCTCAATGGGTACCTCCGAGTGGGCTACGCGGAGCAGTACCTCATCACCACCGGGCAGACGTACCACCAGGGACTGACCTTCGATCAGCCCGTCCGCCTGCAGTTCGACCTGGAAACCACGGCGCTGAGCCCCGACGAGGGCCGCCTGTTCCTGATCGCCGTGCGCGACAACCGCGGCCTGGACACCCTGCTCGAAGCCAGGCGCCCCGTGCAGGAGCCCGAGATCATCGAGGCGTTCCTGGCCCTGGTGCAGGAGCGTGACCCGGACGTCATCGAGAACCACTTCATCCACGGCTTCGACCTGCCGTTCCTGGCCGCCCGCGCCCGGCGACACGGCATTCCCTTCCGGCTCGGCCGGTCCGGAGACGGCGTGCCCTGGACGGTCGACGACGGGAGCCGCGTGCCGATGTGGGTCTGCCCCGGGCGGGAGATCCTCGACACGCTCGACGCCGTCCGCCGGTTGAATCTGCCGTCCAGTGGCCTGAAGGCCGCCGCGCGGCACTTTGGCATCGCCCCGGAAGGCCGCGTCTACCTGGAAGGGGCGGAGATCGTGAGCACCTACCGCGACCACCCGGCCCGCGTGCGGCAGTACGCGCGGCAGGACGTGCAGGAGGTGGACGATCTGGCCCGCATCGTGCTGGCCCCGAGTTTCGCGCTGGCCCGCCTGACGCCCCGCCCGTACCACCGCCTGACCCGCGCCGGGCCTGCCAAGGGCGTGCTCGAACCCATGCTGATCCGCGCATATGTCGAAGCAGGTCGGCCCTTCCCTGCGTCGGAACGGGGGCACCTCGAACCGCACAGGGGTGGGCACGTGCAATTGCACGCCGAGGGCGTCCTGCGGCACGTCGTCAAGGCGGACGTGGCGAGCATGTACCCCAGCATCATCCGCGCCGAGGGCATCGGGCCACTCCAGGACGAACTTGGCGTCTTCCACCGGATCGTGAGTGACCTGCGTATGCTGGCTAATCCGGCAGTCGCCGCTGGAGTTATCCGGCACCTCATGCTGAGGTTATCCGGCACTCTCCCCCACGGCAGACGAGCTGTGTCCATTATGAAAGGCTGA
- the istB gene encoding IS21-like element helper ATPase IstB: MLLHPVIQQLRTLKLDGMALALQEQQEQASIRELSFEERLTLLLERERVIRDTKGMQRRLSAARLKQNVSMEEVDVKHPRGLDAKLFRSLHSGQWIAEKRGVIITGPTGVGKTFIGCALAHQACRQGFTALYAQTGRLLGDMTLAKGDGRYLKLLAHLAKVQVLILDDWGLDVPTPEGRRILLEILDDRYERSSTIITSQFPTSAWHANLGDPTLADAILDRVLHHAYRIELKGESLRKRSRHLTPSAVSLS; encoded by the coding sequence ATGCTCCTGCACCCTGTGATTCAACAACTCCGCACGCTCAAACTCGATGGCATGGCCCTGGCGCTTCAGGAACAGCAGGAACAGGCCAGCATCCGCGAACTGAGCTTCGAAGAACGCTTGACCCTCCTGTTGGAACGCGAGCGCGTGATTCGGGATACCAAAGGCATGCAGCGCCGCCTGTCGGCGGCGCGGCTGAAACAGAACGTCAGCATGGAGGAGGTGGATGTCAAACATCCACGTGGGCTCGACGCCAAACTGTTCAGGTCACTTCACAGCGGGCAATGGATCGCCGAAAAGAGAGGTGTCATCATCACCGGCCCGACGGGGGTCGGCAAGACGTTCATTGGGTGTGCCCTGGCACACCAGGCCTGCCGCCAGGGGTTTACCGCGCTGTACGCACAAACAGGACGACTGCTTGGGGACATGACGCTGGCCAAAGGCGACGGGCGGTACCTGAAGTTGCTCGCTCACCTGGCCAAGGTGCAGGTGCTGATTCTGGACGACTGGGGGCTGGATGTGCCGACGCCAGAAGGCAGAAGAATTCTCCTGGAGATTCTGGATGACCGCTATGAGCGGTCATCCACCATCATCACCAGTCAATTTCCGACGTCGGCCTGGCACGCCAATCTGGGTGATCCGACACTGGCGGACGCGATCTTGGATCGCGTCCTGCATCACGCCTACCGGATTGAATTGAAGGGAGAAAGTCTGCGGAAGAGGTCGCGTCACTTGACCCCATCAGCCGTCAGCCTTTCATAA
- a CDS encoding IS66 family transposase, translating to MGSGVTEKDLFEIIRRQSEQIDQLIAENKALKADIARLKKRIEELERRERRYAAPFSREKRTADLKSPGRRPGEGTFAHKAPPTPEQIRATVEVDAPNTCPRCGFMGLLIFTRQDKAWVTELVPQNAMQVTEYHVPVMACPQCHHAVRGDHPDLKADQVGATSHRLGPVLHATLQTLHHELGLLVRRIGRVMDLLGGLQITQSAITQAAQRLAVDGSALAAHVDTLQTQIQQAPFVHHDDTGWRIGAQNAWVGTFRSADTVLFRANLRHTNVEVREGLGHNFAGVLISDRFSSYDSRFLQDVRQQKCLAHLIRNADEVAAVLQRQPGRGERYGQRVAQVFRDGIRLHREVTTGVCTREEYAQQGEGLTLRLDALLNRAPLKSKANERLRLGILKQRVLGRLWRFLKDPDIPPTNNAAERSLRTVVMARKVSQCSKNAVGAQTYMRIKSTVETARLRGQDPVAVLTGLMS from the coding sequence ATGGGCTCCGGGGTGACCGAGAAAGATCTCTTCGAGATCATCCGTCGCCAATCCGAGCAGATCGACCAACTGATCGCCGAGAACAAGGCCCTCAAGGCGGACATCGCCCGCCTGAAGAAGCGCATCGAAGAGCTGGAGCGGCGGGAACGCAGGTACGCTGCCCCCTTCAGTCGGGAGAAGCGGACCGCCGATCTCAAATCACCAGGACGGCGTCCTGGTGAAGGCACTTTCGCCCACAAGGCCCCACCCACGCCGGAGCAGATCAGGGCCACCGTGGAGGTCGACGCGCCCAACACCTGTCCTCGCTGTGGGTTCATGGGTCTGCTGATCTTCACCCGTCAGGACAAGGCCTGGGTCACGGAACTCGTCCCCCAGAACGCCATGCAGGTCACCGAGTACCACGTGCCCGTCATGGCGTGCCCGCAGTGTCACCACGCGGTGCGTGGTGACCATCCCGATCTGAAAGCCGATCAGGTCGGCGCGACCTCTCATCGCCTTGGGCCCGTCCTGCACGCCACCCTGCAGACCCTGCATCACGAGCTGGGCCTCCTGGTCCGCCGCATTGGTCGGGTCATGGACCTCCTCGGCGGCCTCCAGATCACGCAGAGTGCGATCACGCAAGCCGCCCAGCGGCTTGCAGTCGACGGCAGCGCCCTGGCGGCCCACGTGGACACGCTGCAGACACAGATTCAACAGGCGCCGTTCGTGCATCACGACGATACCGGCTGGCGGATCGGCGCTCAGAACGCCTGGGTGGGTACGTTCCGCAGCGCGGACACCGTGCTGTTCCGCGCGAACCTGCGGCATACGAACGTGGAAGTCCGGGAAGGCCTGGGGCACAACTTCGCCGGCGTGCTGATCAGTGACCGCTTCTCCTCGTACGACAGCCGCTTCCTGCAGGACGTCCGGCAGCAGAAGTGCCTGGCGCACCTGATCCGCAACGCGGATGAGGTCGCCGCGGTTCTCCAGCGGCAACCCGGGCGGGGAGAGCGGTACGGGCAACGGGTCGCGCAGGTGTTCCGGGATGGCATCCGACTGCACCGGGAGGTGACGACCGGGGTCTGTACGCGAGAGGAATACGCGCAGCAGGGTGAGGGACTCACCCTGCGCCTGGATGCCCTGCTGAACCGGGCACCACTGAAATCGAAGGCGAACGAGCGACTCCGACTCGGAATCCTGAAGCAGCGTGTGCTCGGTCGGTTATGGCGGTTCTTGAAGGACCCGGACATTCCACCGACGAACAACGCCGCGGAACGGAGCCTGCGGACGGTGGTGATGGCGAGGAAGGTCTCACAGTGCAGCAAGAACGCGGTGGGTGCGCAGACGTACATGCGGATCAAGTCCACCGTGGAGACGGCGCGGTTGCGCGGTCAGGACCCCGTCGCGGTCCTGACCGGCTTGATGAGCTGA
- the istA gene encoding IS21 family transposase, giving the protein MRKIREVLRLKLDLKLSDHQVGQSVGLARSTVQDYVIRAKQAGLTWPLPPDLDDHQLEQQLFKQQDQAAQRAVHIPDWAALDRELRRKGVTRQLLWEEYRRQHPDGWQYATFNEHYRHWKAASGLTMRQTHRAGEKLFVDYAGLTVPITDPKTGKVSAGQVFVATLGASDYTYAEVTRTQSVPDWIASHVRALAFFGGVPDIIVPDNLKAGVHHASRYEPELNRTYQEFAQHYDVAIIPTRVRKPKDKALVEVHVQIVERRILAPLRDRVLFSVSEANALIWALVEALNQQPFQKRPGSRRSEFEALDRPLLRPLPIQPFEIAEWKQAVVGLDYHVVVLGHAYSVPHLHARTRVDVRLTPQLIEIYRAGQRIAVHHRVSEEHGRTMRHTTLAEHMPTHHRQLAALNADALIQQAQAIGEQTAALVCAIFDGEQHPEQQKRTVLGILRLHREYGARLEAACRRALFLQAHSLQSVRSILKHRLDEAELPAASEVLPVAVHSNLRGPQYFADLDEPDTDRVLN; this is encoded by the coding sequence ATGCGAAAAATCAGAGAAGTCTTGCGCTTGAAGTTGGACCTCAAACTGAGCGACCACCAGGTCGGGCAGAGTGTCGGTCTGGCGCGCAGCACGGTTCAGGACTACGTCATCCGAGCGAAACAGGCCGGGCTGACCTGGCCACTTCCCCCTGACCTGGATGACCACCAGCTTGAACAGCAACTGTTCAAGCAACAGGATCAGGCGGCGCAGCGTGCCGTGCACATTCCCGATTGGGCTGCACTGGACCGAGAACTCCGGCGCAAAGGCGTTACACGCCAACTCCTGTGGGAAGAATATCGGCGCCAGCATCCCGATGGCTGGCAGTACGCGACGTTCAACGAACACTACCGTCACTGGAAAGCCGCGAGCGGTTTGACCATGCGTCAAACCCACCGAGCAGGGGAAAAACTCTTCGTCGACTACGCCGGACTGACCGTGCCCATCACGGATCCAAAAACCGGAAAAGTAAGTGCAGGACAGGTGTTTGTGGCGACCCTGGGAGCCAGTGACTATACCTACGCGGAAGTCACACGCACGCAGAGCGTTCCGGACTGGATTGCCTCGCATGTCCGTGCCCTGGCGTTTTTCGGCGGTGTCCCGGACATCATCGTTCCTGACAACCTCAAGGCTGGCGTGCACCACGCCAGCCGCTACGAACCTGAGCTGAACCGCACCTATCAGGAGTTTGCCCAGCACTACGATGTCGCGATCATTCCGACCCGGGTTCGTAAGCCCAAAGACAAGGCCCTGGTCGAAGTGCATGTGCAAATCGTGGAACGCCGGATTCTGGCGCCCCTTCGTGATCGGGTGTTGTTCAGCGTGTCGGAAGCGAATGCACTGATCTGGGCGCTGGTCGAGGCACTGAATCAGCAACCGTTTCAGAAACGACCCGGCAGTCGGCGCAGTGAGTTCGAAGCCCTGGATCGCCCCCTACTCCGCCCTTTACCCATCCAACCGTTCGAAATTGCGGAGTGGAAGCAGGCTGTGGTGGGGCTGGATTACCACGTCGTCGTCCTGGGGCACGCCTATAGCGTGCCCCACCTGCACGCCAGGACGCGGGTGGATGTTCGCCTGACTCCGCAGCTCATCGAAATCTACCGGGCAGGACAGCGGATCGCCGTGCACCACCGGGTGTCAGAGGAGCACGGCAGGACGATGCGGCACACGACATTGGCGGAACATATGCCGACCCATCATCGGCAGCTCGCTGCTCTGAACGCGGATGCCTTGATCCAGCAAGCCCAAGCCATTGGTGAACAGACCGCCGCGCTGGTCTGCGCCATTTTCGATGGTGAACAGCATCCTGAACAGCAAAAACGCACGGTGTTGGGCATTCTCCGGTTGCACCGTGAATATGGCGCGCGGCTGGAAGCCGCGTGCCGCCGTGCCCTGTTTTTGCAGGCCCACAGCCTGCAGAGCGTCCGTTCCATCCTGAAGCACCGCCTGGACGAGGCCGAACTGCCCGCGGCCTCTGAGGTGCTGCCCGTGGCGGTTCACAGCAATCTCCGTGGCCCGCAGTACTTCGCCGATCTCGACGAACCCGACACGGACCGCGTGTTGAATTGA
- a CDS encoding ThiF family adenylyltransferase: protein MAWISLRKSFFLTMISKKNNILLKGYQISVSGNNVYFQMEAGKSSLYESQNLKHLEIIKILDGTYDEEDIQNLIRRNKNKHELGAFFRWLDQNKMLMLTDEQENIHERYYNNLNFFESFSTLKDSCGDYQKMLEASRVVLVGTGGVGSTVLMNLLGLGIGTIVLIDFDTVEQKNLNRQFLYEESDVGKSKIEVASKKARNNNPSINIIGINKKINGPDDFKDAIQNSDVVVLTADTPSEIQMWANAACVDLGITLIIGGMQATQALFYSLDPHTTGCLACWRSASDGHTTGEIIRPLVIKNRAIGPAVSQLGGAMALEAVKYITNISPPISGGKVWCIDFVTGETKIISKWHKNEYCSVCKGMTAQNHSVHTSSSTRLSEQIFLTDFEYVKQDDHYVISAKNGEIRFALPEIGLAVLNGLKSGLTPQEVQKHVLSEFNEEIDTSDFLENLEELGMIELDQQSKYHMQHKKPQVKYFLT from the coding sequence GTGGCATGGATTTCTCTGAGAAAATCATTTTTTCTGACAATGATATCGAAGAAAAATAATATTTTACTTAAAGGTTACCAGATTTCAGTTTCTGGTAATAACGTCTATTTTCAGATGGAAGCAGGCAAGTCTTCTCTGTACGAGTCTCAGAACCTCAAGCACTTAGAAATCATTAAAATTCTGGATGGAACTTATGACGAGGAGGACATTCAAAATCTCATTCGGCGAAACAAAAATAAGCACGAGCTAGGTGCTTTCTTTCGCTGGCTTGATCAGAATAAAATGTTGATGCTTACCGATGAGCAAGAAAATATACATGAACGATATTACAATAATCTCAATTTCTTCGAAAGCTTTAGTACATTAAAAGATTCTTGCGGCGACTATCAAAAAATGTTGGAAGCATCCAGGGTTGTACTTGTCGGGACGGGCGGGGTTGGATCTACTGTTCTGATGAATCTTCTGGGCCTTGGTATCGGAACAATTGTTCTCATTGACTTTGACACAGTCGAGCAAAAAAATCTTAATAGGCAGTTTTTATATGAAGAATCAGATGTTGGAAAATCTAAAATAGAAGTTGCAAGCAAGAAAGCTAGGAATAATAATCCAAGCATAAATATAATTGGAATCAATAAAAAGATTAATGGTCCAGATGATTTTAAGGATGCAATTCAGAATTCCGATGTGGTAGTTTTAACGGCAGATACACCATCCGAAATCCAGATGTGGGCCAATGCGGCCTGCGTAGATTTAGGAATCACGTTGATCATTGGTGGCATGCAGGCTACGCAAGCACTCTTCTATTCCCTCGATCCTCATACAACTGGGTGTTTGGCCTGCTGGCGATCCGCTAGCGACGGACACACCACAGGCGAAATCATTCGCCCGCTCGTAATCAAGAATAGAGCGATTGGTCCAGCGGTCAGCCAGTTGGGTGGAGCCATGGCGCTAGAGGCCGTCAAATACATTACGAACATCTCTCCACCCATCTCGGGTGGAAAGGTGTGGTGCATTGATTTCGTTACAGGCGAAACAAAAATAATTTCGAAGTGGCATAAGAATGAATATTGCAGCGTATGTAAAGGCATGACGGCCCAAAATCATTCTGTGCATACTTCCAGTTCGACCCGACTCAGTGAGCAGATCTTTTTGACTGACTTTGAGTATGTCAAGCAGGATGATCATTATGTAATCAGTGCCAAAAACGGGGAAATTCGATTTGCTCTACCTGAGATTGGTCTAGCTGTACTCAATGGATTGAAATCTGGTTTAACCCCACAAGAAGTCCAAAAACATGTCTTATCGGAATTTAATGAAGAAATTGATACCTCTGACTTTCTCGAAAATCTAGAGGAGTTGGGCATGATTGAATTAGATCAGCAGAGCAAATATCATATGCAGCATAAAAAACCTCAAGTCAAATATTTTTTGACATGA